TAGCATACTCTAGGCTTAAAGCCTGTGGTATATAATTTCACAGTTTCAAAATTGTTGAGGGGAAGACCTTCCACATTTTAGGAAGTTATGAACCAAATAGAAACCTCATGAGCACCCACAGCGATCTACTACCATAGCTGGAATTTTCCCATATATTATTTGTTCTTTGCCATTAAAATATAGCATATTAATTGGAGACATCTTTGTGGGAGTACAGCAGGGACCTGCCGAACCTCTGGGGTTTGCTTGGTGCACAAGATGAGTATGaggatatttttgtaaaaatacaaattcacacTCTCCAGAGCAGTAATTGGCCTTATATCTCTTAGGTGCAATAATCCAATCCCATCCAAAAGCTTCAAAATCCACAGTTAGAGGGTATCGACAGCATCGAGATTCTGTTGAGTGCTCATCACAGTCAAGTCCAAAATCTCTCCTGGATCTTTTTGGTGTGTCTGTTACCTTGACTTCTAAAAAGGGATTctatatgaaaaggaaagaagagttaGTAATACTAATAGATCCTGAAATACTTTCCTACCTCAGGGACTCATTATTGAAGACAAAAGCTAATCATTTTGCCTATaccacatttgtttttaaaaggcacagcattaaggaattttaatttatactAGGCTTGATTCTTCCCTTATGGCTCAGAACAATATAGCAGCAATATACATTCTCCTGTGGTcatatctgtgtctttttttgttcttgttttcccCAGTTTGAGTATctgaatgcctggcacataatagatgctctgaaaatatttataggaagaaagggagagagggaagagaaggagggggaggaaagaagagggaggagaggttagcttcctctcttcctgtttGTTGATTAAATATGGTGGCTAAATATGTCTGATGACTCCTGGAGGGACAGGTACACACATCCATCTTCCATTCACTAGGTCTTATTTGGGGAAACTTGGATACTAACACCAAAACAAAATAGTTACCTCCCAGCACTGTGTGGACTGTAATGGAAAAAAGGAAGGTGGGGTAATGAAGGTGGTGGTAGGTATATTGGGTTGGAAAGGCAAACTCCAAGAAAGAGAGGGACAGATTCAGAAGAAGATACTGAtaatatttcctttattccttcactGAAAAAGTCTTCTATTTAGATATTTAAACAATAATCTGCTTATTCTTCCTCTGCCCCAATCTTTTCATGAATTTGAGACTTTTTTCCTTGAATATGGAAGAATCTGAGGAATACATCAAATTAACCATctgtttaataataattaaaatttgtcaCATCACCAACTTTAATGATTAAAATGCTACCTATAAAAAAACCAcattcttaaataaataatagtattttttatcctatatcaaaatcaaaatagACCTGGTAATTATTGTTATTTAAGACTATAAAAAACAGTAACATCATTTTGGGAGTCAATAACATTTGTAGCatagttaaagaaaaatagttcACTTGGAAAATTATGTAAtctcttaaaaaatatgttttcatttaaagtagATATGACTTACTAACCATATGATCTTTATAAATAAGaccatttaaaaactaaaaagataacatttattgCTTGTAAGTGTAATCTTTTGTTGTAAATTTTATcaataaatggaaggaaaaaatatcacattaaataaatttttgaaaccagaaataaacacaagcaCAGGTAAGCCAGAAGAGTAACTCTAAATTTATAgtaggttttaaaaatgatttttattaatttttataaaatataaagcattatCATCTGTTTGGCCTGATATTAAATTAGTTGGCATTACCTAAGTAAACTCTtgcaaaagaatggaaagacAAAACAGTTCAGAAAGAAGCTGGGTGGCACAGGTTAACTAgcctgaaaattttaattttattaggaGTAATTCAGAAAGTAATCTACATATACATTATTGCATCAACACCCTACAGAATAATGAACATATTTATCATGAGagatcttaaatatatatttaataatatataagcCTAAACATATTATAGTTAATTgctataaataaaagttttttattttaattataattttagaggtttttttcctGCCCtattaagccaaaaaaaattttaacacatttgaTACTCTtctagggaaaaaatgttttgttgAATATGTACTAGAATCTACTATGaagatttcatgtttttattcatATGACCGTAGTGCATATCaatgaaaaagcattttatatttcattcccAATTCAAAAAAATTCCCTTAGAAGTTAAGGACTGTgttacaacttttttcttttaaatcctcaTGCAAAGTAAAAGTATCAAGAGGGTGTTTCATAGGATATGAAACTAAACACCTACTTTTATTGGGTACAGGGCTACCATTGGGGTAAgttatctttgtctggcttatgaGCATAGGAAACTGGTAGTTATTTTCCACTACTATTCATTCACATTATGAATAAAAACATGACAAGGTTTTTAGAGTGTTATTTTCAGTTATCACTTACCAAACCATCTTCTCCTGGTCCTGGGAAGGTTACAGCAAGATCATGACCATTCTCATCTAAAGCTTTGATTTCAATGCCTAAGTTGGATTCAGGTTGTTTGAGCCAATTTTGCAACACTGTCTTCACATCAATGCTCTGCCAAATACCAGTGCCTGGGTTCATGTCAAGTTTCAGAGATCGGATTCCAGTATACCTTGTACCGTCTTTCATGGGTTTGATGAGTCTCAGGATTTGCACAAACACTGTTGTAGGAGTCTGGACGGGTCTCAGATAGATCCACAATTGGGCCTTTACTActttattgtattgtattttagAGCTAAACTTAAAGAAGCAACATTTGGGTTTTCCTTCTACTTGCATTAGAAGATCAGCttataaatgaataagaaaagaaaagagttattgagtttatttttcatgaaaatgaacaaacccCTCCATATTAATCAGTGAGCATTTTTCTATtgaataataaatacttattagTCTTCTTAAGTGAAAAACTATGTAGAATTTCATtcataactcaaaaaaaaaatcaaacaaaatagcTACTATAGCTGTTTAGAATTTTTGGCtctattttttttcagctgtttaTGAGGAACCTACTTCCTTTCCAGAGAACTGTGAACTAAGGAAAATTCTATGAAGGAATGAACAGTGGacgaaattttaaaatgatgatgattAGAGAGAACAAGAGACACCGTGGAGGAACATCCACTTAGAATTCTTTGGGAATCTGAGTAGTTACACTTACTGAGCAGCTGTACCAATCAGTCTGGAAGAAGGAACCCTTCCCCCAGGCCTGAATTACCTGGGGACAAGACACTGAGCAACTAACGGGAATTAGTAGAAAATATAGTACATCTGTTGTGCTTTGGCGCTGGGATAGCCTTTTAAAGGAACAAAACTAGCAGCTAATTAGCACCAAAATTTAAATGTCGCATTCAGGCTATCTCAAAAGTTAGAGAACATTGTCTTTAGGGGCAGGCTGTCATTGTaaggagaaacacttaaaaatttctttccttttggttttccatgattatttataaataaggCAGATCTACTCCAGGACTATCTGATAGCACAGtcttaaaggaaaattatttgttGCATTATAACCTAATTACTTAATAAGAAAGACAATACTTTGAAACTGTTTTGTGTCCAGTTTAAAGTGGATAAAGCAAGATCACAGACACATGGCACAAAAATCTTTCTTGTCATGCCTTCTCTGTTAAGGTGCCTGTCTCCCTTTCCTTGAGTATAGTTTTCAACTGACTGCAACAGGaaagatatgaaatatattatCTTTCAGAAGAAATGTAGCTACTGCAAGTAACAGTCCTCCCTTCCatgaataataaaatcatattttagaaGGTTATTAAGCAGTGTGCCTGCCTGGAAATGTGCAGACCGGGTATTCTCAACAATAGCACCATGGCCAAGGTATAAGTAGGACTTTGTGAGCCATAACCtatttgattaaaatgtttatttcttggcATTTTCTAATCATTAGCTCATGATTTCTATTATGCTATGTTTACTTCATCATTGCTCTTActaatacattaaattttttaaaaatatttttatactttccagTGTAATAGCTTTCAAAATTAGATATTGTAATTTGTGAAGAACATAAAAACACTGTGAGAAATAGTTTTGAATAACAGAAGTCATTCTAGGTTGTCAGCAAATGCCCAAATAGGTTTCAACATCTACaaacttcttcctttctctgttattAGTCAAAAAGTCTGCTGTTATAAATGCATATTTCAGATAACTAACTGCAGTTACAAATTTCATGTGTTTTTCACATTGTTTGCAGTATCTTACAATCCTTGCCTTGGTGGTATTAAGCTGTGAAAACATAAGCATATTGGTCATGCTAAACTATATAATATTAATGCTAtgcaagcattttattttttatttttagctttttagctCCCTCAGGGAATATATAATGCAGCAGCTCTCAGTCTCATTAGATTTCTCATGAAATCTTGAAAAATGAAACTCTTTTCCCTCCTACTTACATACACACGAACAGCCTGTTAAAAGAGCCTGAAAATAGATCTGTTTCTCATAAACACTAGAACAACAGTCAGCAGAATTGTTGATATACACTAATAGGACTACTTACACTCTGTAGGCATGGTAATGATTGTTTCCGTCGTAGCGTGGTAATCATCATCTTCCAAGGAGCCATCACTGCTGTCATCTCTCTGGACATCGTACTGATCAATCAGTTCCCGGAGTGGAGGAGCTTTGGGCAAAAGTTGTCTTATAGCATCTTTGCTGATGTTAGGAGCTGTTTCCAGGCGAAGTTTACTGAGGATTTGAATTTTTATAGCTTCTAGTCTTGAAGATTTAGTGTTTTGTCTCCACATACATGCATTACACAGCCCctctttttccacattttctttttgttcgtTGTTCTCATTCAGATCCACTGGACCAGCAACAATCAGCATAAACAGGTAAATATAAACATAGATTTGCAGtttttgcatgattttaaaatcaagacaatcttttcccttgttcttatttcttccttttatttttcttttgcttttgagtAATGCCAAGGAAAATTTTAATGCCTGCACAGCCTGAGAGACAACTTGCCACACCAGTGAATCTTTTATACTGTATTCCAAGTGGCTTTTTATATTCCAACTTTGATGAGACAAGTGTCGTCAGGATCTATGATTGGCTCTTGCTCCACAATGAATCTCGCTGTCAGAGGTTAAAACCCTGTCTGTCACAAGTCACCAAACAGTATTTTGTTACAGTCAAGGGTGAGCTGATTCATTTGACTacttcataaaagaaataaatctacaaataatgaaatatctatgtgacatttgaaaaattaaaatctatgttAACACTAATATAAACTACATTTAAATCTTATTAATCTTTatgtgggaaattttaaaattacaatctAAGTAAATCTTAATTTACACTTCGTACtttaaaagttgaaatttttttttcctccaaaaataaaatgattttatattatttaggCAAACATTTgaagtaaaaagaattttatttgctgtcttaaattatttttagttctgtGTGATTAGGGAAATATTAGATTTAAATTAGGAAAGATTTAAATTAGGAAGTCCTGAATTTGAAAAGATTGTAATActagtaaaatattttcagctaTGATTTGAGAAACTCATTTGCCTGTCTAAATTCTTAGCACATGATGAAAATCATACTGATCCTAATGCTATATTGcacatagaattatttttaaataatttaatatcttttatttatgtGAAGATTGTGCTCAATTTTTGACTGATTACTATTAAGTTATTTCCTGTCCTAAAGCTGCAGATTAATGTTGCTCAGAAGAtgtgtttttcattgtttattacCAAGAGGATTATGTCAGCTCCCTGAATTTAGAATAAGCTTAGAATAACTGAGAAGACAATGAATTTTATGACTGGTAATGAAGTTTGCCTCAGATTTCCAGTGGTAAGAGTTAAAAATGTAAGCTCTATTCTCTGTAAGTTATATCCAAATATTGTAAGCACATACAAGGGAAGCAGCACCATAATGAAGGGTGCCCCTTTTTCTGTTTGCCTACACTGTGATAGGTTTGCACCCCTTTGCCAGCTTCTCATTTGACCAGAGGGCAGACACCTGGCAGGGATTTGGGGTGAGGTCTGGGAGCAGAGAATAGAGCTTTTTGTTCTCTAAATTTAAGTGGCCTCTGTAGGGATCAAACTCTGAACCTTAGCTTTGGGAGCCACAAGATCTAATCAAATGAACTATTAAAGAGCTAAACAAACATAGCCAGCGAGAAACAGAAGCTGTTTCCAGGCCACAGGAGATTATTCTTCCTACTCCTTTTTGGGAAGCTAAGGACTCCTAAGAGAGTTGacccattacttttttttttccaagagaatgCAGTGGttcatatcaaatatttattttttaggtcaCTACTTTTGCACATTGTACACTAATTTACTGCCTCAGTGCACTAAAATGCAACTCAGTAGCCTGAAAAGTTAATGCATTTTCATCAAATTCTTAAGAGGTATCTACATCTCTTGAGAAAAAATGGCCTTACATAATGCATTAGATTTGCCCATCATTAAAGATTAAGGAAAACCAGACACAAACCAGATGCCCTGAAGAATTTCAGATATTCTTTGTTGTGGAGCAATATCAGACCAGGCTTATTAAGTTTAATTTGTTtggtaaatttctttttcaacatGTAAATCTTCATAATGTTATAGTAATTATAACTTATGCTCCTATACACTTCTGAGTAAATCAAACTGTTTTTAAACTTGATTAGAATTGCATAGCAGTTGGGACCTCAGGCTCTgcagtcagacagacctgagttcaaatctcaactTTGCCAGTTCTAACTATGTAATAATGGATGagatacttaacttctctaaCCTTCAGTTTCATTATAGCATTTTGGGGCGATGTAATTCAATAAAGCATGTAAATTGCTGAGTATAGTGCCTGTCACATAGTGATTGATAACTGGTACTTGAGTGCTTGGTCTTTGTTTCATGCAGAAGGGCTTGAGATTATGCTTATATTTACCCTCCATGTGAACTAGAACTGCTTCAGGTTGCAGCTGCCAATTATCAATTCACATAGGCCACTTCTCTAGGCCTCTGAGGCAAGTAAAAGGTTCTAAGGCAGCCCTATTAACAAGGCACTTTTCAGCTCTTTACTCTTACCACCTGGAATAAAGGAAACCAAGGTCATCATTTCCAAATACGGTGGATGCTCATTATTCATGGATTCCATGTTTGCAGATTTGTATACTTGCcgaaatttatttttaacccagAATCAATACACTTTTATAGTCATTCATGCACATGCACAgaacaggggaaactgaggcttccaaACTCACAGGACTTCAATTGAGGTCAAACAAGGCAATTCTCTGCtttgtttcagctctcatactgtaAATGAATGCCCTTTTTGCAGTCTATATAGTGccatgtttttcacatttctgtgtgttggtggggggtggtggcagtgattctgctgtttaaaatggctCCCAAGAATAGTGCTGAGGTGCTGTGCTCCAAAGCACAGGAAGGCTGTGatggaaagtagaatggtggttgccaggtcCTGGGAGGAGGAGTAGGGTGGGATAGGGGAAAGCTACTGTTTCAGAGATACAGAGTTTTCAATTTGGGAAAATCAGATAGTTCTGGAGAAGGATGTTGATCATGGCTGCACAACAAAGTAaacatacttaatgccactgagctgtagttaaaaatggctaaatggtcaattttatgttatgtacattttaccataATTTGTAAAAAGAAAGGTTGATatgacttaggaaaaaaaaattttccctacaGACAAATACGTGTTATGTAACCTTCATTTAGGTTTGAGTTAACAGTGCTTTTGGCTGTGAACCCAATGGTAATGCATCAacagtatatattaaataagataatttaaaacaaacacaagatagatagatagatagatagatagatagatagacagacagacagacagacagacagatagatagataaagcaAGATAATAtattgattggttgatgaaatgtgaccagaggctcacaggaacctaacctTGTGTATACCTTAGGAGCAGTGGTTCAGtaatcattcattcagtgttGGCAGTGACTTGATAAAACCtaactactgtgaataatgagaatcaactgtATCTAATCAACTTCTCCAGAGGTAAGTATTGAATGAGTTAAGAGGTGCACTAGATGTTTCAAGaacatatattccttctcaggTTTTGGTGATTGCAACCTTCCCAAGGCCCCAGAGCAGAAAGGTTCACCAGCAGTAGGAACCTTCACTGTGCTCTGACTGCTGGGGGCCTCACTTTGGCTGCTTTCCTAAAAACAGGACTGTGTCATTAGGATGAGTGAGTAGAGAATTCCTTCTAGTTGGCTGGGAGGGCATGGTCTGCCGACTTGGCTTTGTCTTAGGTTTACCATCTTTGAAAGCAGTCTCTCGGCGGGAGTCAGAATTTAGGTGGCCAGTGAAGCTCTTCACaagacttgtatttttctttccccctttttttctttgtactgGGTGTGCCTTATATTTCTGTAAGCATAAGTAAAGTAGCAAGCAAATTTCTCTCATCTCTCTTACAAATACTGGGTTGCAGAGGGGTTCCAAAACAACTTTGAGAGTATAAACCATATCTCCCTAAAAACATTTATGGTTTTACTCTTTGTGGTCTGGGAATACTGAGTGCATTAATGTAAAAGCTTACCAGAAGTTTAATGATCTGGCCAAAGAAATGAGGAGGAGACTGGGAACTAGAATAAGAATGAATCATAAAAAATTCAACTCTATTGTGGGAAAAACCAGAAAGTTATATTTTATCTGATCACTCTTGCCATTTCCTTATAATGACAGCACTTTGGTATCACACTGTTCTGATTACATTCAAGACCAGAAAAAAACTGTGTGGTGCTCAACTCACATAACAGCATGAGAAGGTCATCACCGCACATCAGTGACATCCGATTATCCATGCTTTCGATAGGTTACagaataaaatgtaacaaaaacaaaagtatccTTAAGCCAGGGAGCAACAGTAGAGGAATAGAAGACAGGAGATCTGGAATATAGTTCTGGGTTTGTTGCTGACATTTTATGTGACCTTGAATAATTCTGTTAGCAAAGCCTTCATATAGCAATGTATTCCTGTATGTACAGTGGACCCTTGGACAACACGGGATTAACCTGCATGGGTCCATGtatatgcacatttttttcactaaatgcATACAACAGTAGGACACCATCTGCTATTGGTTAAATCCTCAGATGCAGAAGCTTGGATACAGAGAGCCAACTATAAAGTTATATACGGATTTTTGACTCCAAGGACAGTTGGCACTCCTAACCTCTGCACTGTTTTGAGTGTCAACTGTATTAATCCATTTGTTACTTATGAAATATTCTAATgcctattacatgccaggcactgtgctagattcTGAGGAGAAAACAATGAGCCAGACAGAAACAGCCACTGTCTTCATGAAACCTACTGTCTAATTTCTTCATGtagaacaggagaaaatttgaTGAGGTATACCCTTTCTTTTGAGGTGTATCCCCTAAAGCAGTTCTCAAACCTTTTGGTCTCAGGATTTCCTTTCTGCTTAAAAGTTATTTAGGATCCTCAAAAGCTTTTGTTTGTGTGGGTCATATCTATCAATatttaacacattataaattaacaATGAGAAATTTTAGAATAAGGCATATGCACATCTATATTCTATTGGCTGACAGAGTGATGATGTCATCACATATCCCAGAACCTCTGGAGAGCCCCACTATACGcataagaaagaatgagagtagcaaaaaaatcttaactttattatgaaaagtttctatttttattcatttttaattttttttttttaatggaggtactggggattgaactcaggacctcgtgcgtgcttgTACACGCTAAGCATGTTCTCTCCACTGGGCTGTACCCACCCCTCTGAAAATAGTTTTTACTCCACAGACTGAAAGGGCCTTCACTCCAGGGATTCCCCAGATCACACGTTGAGAACAGTGCCCCAAAGTAATAATTTTTACACGGCTTCGATTGAACTTTTTTGAGCTTGAAGTCCCCTCCTCCTAATACCTCTGGTTTTAATGAGACATCAAATATGGTCTTATTTACCTACTGATACAGAATTATTGCCAAGAGCAGAAATATAAACATTACTGTATTATAATCAGCAACTACTAATTTGGAGGTTATCTAAAGTACATTTATACAACATTTGTCAGTTTTGGGGTATAGACTGAAATCTGGTCTTGAGGGATTTATCTAGGGAGTTTTCAGGTCAGTCTTGGGATGATAACATTTATATTATGCCAGTGAGTTATGATAATGTCCCAGTTAACAAAATTTCTGCATTCCACTGTCCTTCAGAGGTAGGATTAATTCAGGAAGACTTCAAAATGtgatttctctcctccttcctttccaaagTGGGAACTCTAGTTTATTCATTATACAtttgaaacaaaaagaataaaaattaagttataattTGGCTTCCtcatttttccactgaaaaaaatactAGATCCAGACTTAGTGTTAAAATTATATAGATTATTATAATTCTCAAATGCTTGCTTTTGTGTCCTTACTTATCTTCCCATCTctactcctccctcccccattagACTACGAGCTCCTTAAAAACGgaattattttgctcatttttgtctCTTCAGCTTCAAGTCTAATACCTAGCACATAATTAGGTTGCCAAAAGGGTGTTTACTGATAATTgaaccaataaatgaatgaacatcttttaattaaaagaaaattcaacttGCAAATTTTTCAGTAGGTATTTATATTgctatgtttatatttatagacTTTCTAAGTGCTTCtgtagtgttttttgtttgctctGACTATGATTCGTAGCATTTCTATTGGATTCCCTCCTACTTGTACTGGCATGGAGTACCAGTACTGGTACGTTCCTCTGTCCTCGCCCCTTTTCACAGCTCTGTGGTAGCGCACTGAGCACTTGAACATCCCAGTGGAGCTTTTGCATTTAAATGATCTATGACTACTGTGTGGCTCTTAACAAGACCTTGCTAGGGAGTGACCATGCTGGCTGTGACATCACTGTTTAAGACTACAGAGCCCTTACCTAACACAGTCCTATTTAAGGCAAACTGAGTTTAAGGAGCGTCAAAGGTAGCCagagaaaagaaatctcaaaaggctgtgtgtgtgtgtgtgtgtgtgtgtgtgtgtgtgtgtgtgcgtgcgcgcgcacgcgcaTGCATGTTTAGGCAATGCCAAGGCTGGACAGTCTTCTTTGCTTGACCCAGTGGGTGGAACTGTGAACTGATGATACATGTTATAGTCTtctactacattttctttttcgtAAAGTACTCCTTCGCTCCCTGCTTTCTCCTCATACCAGCAGGAAGGCACTTTCCCCTAAAACTGGGATGGAGTTTATTGCCTCAGTTTAAAACAAGGCATAGCTCTGTGAGGAGACAGCCCAGGTCAACCAGAAGTAAACCTGTTTTCCCAGAATGCTCTCTACAGCTAAGTTCCTTAGCTCCCCAAGGGTGTCTGTGAGTTCCAGAAGTAATTTCACAAAACTTAGTACTTGATGCATATTTTGGAGCATCCAGGTAACCAACCACCTTACATCTGAATGATGCTTcaatttttatgctttattttctaCAGTGTCTGCAAATATAATGTCTATAGTGTTGTTAAACAGTgtttacagtttaattttttacTATAATCAAGTTGGCTTCAAGTGGCATCTAAAGTGATAGGGGTTGACTTTTATTTAAGGTGGTtctcaaaaaattgtttttccttggAAAAGAATCTTGACATTATTCAAGTTTTGAGAATCTATCTCAAATAATGTCTTTATTCCATTACTAGCAAATAAGCAGAGCTACTTAAATCCTTTGCCCAAAGGCAGTGGCTGATGTTTGGAAAAAGTTTGTGATTCACTAATTTAGCCCTTTTTAAACtgaacttaaattttctttttgtttatgtggtGTAATAGCAGGTGGGGATGTTTCAGATTCCCTGACCTATGTTTCAGCAGTCTCTAGTTAGGCTCTCAAATTTGCTACAGCCACATCCTCACATTTGGTCTAAGCTTCCATACTACTGACCACCTCCTTGGATTAAGAAGGCACAAAACTTATGCCTGCAGTTATACATTTTCCCCCAGATTTAatgaagtaatatttttaaaatttacaaattagAAACCGAGTATAAGAAGTTTCATTGTTGTGATTTTTGATAATTGATTTCCTTCATGATGGTTTCATTTACTTTAGAACAAGTGAACAAGTACATGGTTTCCAGGGCAGATGACAATGTAGATTGAATTGGCAGAGGCATATCTTTAGTTCTGAAAGCTTTACCCTTATTATTAAGAATTAAGCCTTCTGGTAAACAACCACTCCCCAAGAGAACAACCTTGTAGTTTTCAGGATTTTGTTTTGGCGGAGCTTGGGAAACCATAGACTCAATACAGAGGatgtttcttcaaataattaaaaaaattttttttagatttagatcttaaatttaaagtataaaatccTTTTTAAACATTAACTCCCTCTTTACTCAGTTACTGACTAGAAAGTAGTGATAGCCATAGAAGAATTCAGTTCTTCCCAAGAgtattcagaaaacattttcttatttccttggAACTGcctaaagcatttttttttcataattcacAGAAGACTGGCTTTCACAGGCATCTGATTTCCAAATTCTTttgtaaattcctagaaagagCTCTCtaaaaatgcattcatttgttttgtttattcatttatttgctcattaaACACTTACTAAGCACCTAGTTTGTGACAGGGACTATGCCAAGAACTAGGGACAGGGTAAAAATGATGCTTTTtgcctaagggaaaaaaaattgaattttaggAACATCAGAATTTTAAGATTATCATATCTAACCCACTCatgaacagatggagaaacaggcccagagagaagtTACGTGActtaaattagaattaaattaaaaacagtttatttGATTTACAAAGGAAATTTGCATTGAAATACATTTGAATCACCAGTACTTCTTTTATATTgagttaagaattttttttttaatgttctaaaattaacaAATAAGGTCAGTACTCAATTTCCTGGCTCAATGCCATAGTGGTGCCCTTTGTTCTTGGACCCAGTCCATCGTCTGGCTTGGCAACTGAAAGACCCAATGAGCTGAGTTTGGCAATCAGTGTAGGGGTTTTAGTAGCTACTGACTGAACGTACTTTGGATACCCATTTGCTCAGATATTGGGGGTCAGCCTTTTGTTACAAAACATTACTATTTCTGT
The genomic region above belongs to Camelus ferus isolate YT-003-E chromosome 5, BCGSAC_Cfer_1.0, whole genome shotgun sequence and contains:
- the MSTN gene encoding growth/differentiation factor 8; the protein is MQKLQIYVYIYLFMLIVAGPVDLNENNEQKENVEKEGLCNACMWRQNTKSSRLEAIKIQILSKLRLETAPNISKDAIRQLLPKAPPLRELIDQYDVQRDDSSDGSLEDDDYHATTETIITMPTESDLLMQVEGKPKCCFFKFSSKIQYNKVVKAQLWIYLRPVQTPTTVFVQILRLIKPMKDGTRYTGIRSLKLDMNPGTGIWQSIDVKTVLQNWLKQPESNLGIEIKALDENGHDLAVTFPGPGEDGLNPFLEVKVTDTPKRSRRDFGLDCDEHSTESRCCRYPLTVDFEAFGWDWIIAPKRYKANYCSGECEFVFLQKYPHTHLVHQANPRGSAGPCCTPTKMSPINMLYFNGKEQIIYGKIPAMVVDRCGCS